The genomic region AGCTCTGGTAGACCCCAGCCGGATCGAGCAGTTAGATTGTGAAAGCTTTCGGTTGAAGATCCGTCCGCTCTCATTTATGACCCTGAACATTCAACCAACCGCAGACTTGAAAGTGTGGACAGAACCGAACGGTACGGTGAATTTGCGATCGGTTGCTTGTGAAATTTTAGGACTCGACTATATTAACCAACGGTTTGAGTTGAATCTTCAAGGTCATTTGGCTCCATATCAACACCAGAACATTACTTTACTGAAAGGTAAAGCGGATCTAGAGGTAAAGGTTGAATTGCCTTTTCCTTTGAATATGACACCCCAACCAATTGTTGAAGCTACTGGCAATGGCTTACTCAAAAGCGTGTTAGTGACGATTAAGCAACGCTTGCTACATCAACTTTTGACCGACTATCGCAGTTGGGTGAATGACAATCAAAATCAGTTACCAGTTACCAGTTACCAGTTACCAGTAAGCGAGGCTTGAGGTAGTCAACCAGCCACTGACCGTCAACAACTCTTCCCGACTCCCTACTTCCTCATTTGACAGGGACGAAAAGTCAGCCGATGCAAGCGACAGGGACCGTGTTGTTGCAATCCCTCGATGTGTCTCTGAGTACCGTAGCCTTTGTTCGTGACTAAATCGTATTGGGGATATTTGACTGCAAGGCGAGTAATTAGGGCATCGCGCCACACTTTAGCGACGATACTAGCAGAAGCGATCGCCAAAGATTGCTCGTCTCCTTTCACGATCGCCTGTTGCGGGATAAATAAATCTTTAATGGGTTGTCTGCCATCGACTAAGCATAGTTCGGGCTGAATTTTCAGTTTCAGGACTGCCCGTTTCATGGCTAGTAACGATGCTTGCAAGATATTAATGCAATCGATCTCGGCAGAGGTCGCAAAACCAATCCGCCAATCAAGTGCTACCTGACAAATATGGGCTGCTAATTTCAAACGGCGATCGCGCGATAGTTTTTTGCTATCTCTAATCTGTGCTGCTACTAATTCTTCCAAGGCTGATGGAGGTAAAACTACTGCCGCTGCTACCACTGGACCAAATAAAGCACCTCTGCCTACTTCATCCACTCCAGCTATGAGGATAGAGTATCGATCGCTTAAACCTGAGTCAAAGTCCTGGGTAATGCCATTTTGAATTTTAGATTTTTGAACTTTAGATTTCAGTTTTTGAATGGACCATGACTCAGCCATAATAGTCAATCGAAAAAAGTAGGTGGGCATCGCCCACCCTACACTATACACAAGCCCCCTTTTTAAGAGGGGTTGGAGAGATCTTTACACAGAATCTACTCGTCACCATCTGCCGAAGAACGACGGCGACGGCGACGGACTGGAGTTTTGCGATCGGTTTCGCTGTCTTCTAGCGCTGGTAGTTCCGATTCAGTGTTTTCAGGAATTGCAGCTATAACCGGAGGATCGGCAGCAGCCACGCTGTCAATGTTAATGGTAGATACTTCTGAATCGGACGTTGTGCCATTTTCACTTTGAGGCAAAGGAGGTGCTTGCCCAGGCAAAACGACTTGCACGATCGCAGATTTGGGATTTTTCACTTCCCTGTCTAAGCGTACTAGTGGCGATACGCCCATGACAGCGTAAATTTCCTGTTCCTCGGGTGTCATTTCCACCACAATTGTTTCTGGTGGATCGATCGCGACTTTGACGGGTTCTGGCTTGATGGGTTTAGACCGCTCTGGTTTTTCTACCCAACCGCGATGGTCGCGATTTAGCGTTCCGCCTGCGGCATCGCGGCGATCGCCAAAGGAAACTTCAGTGGCAATTGCCCCTTCCGATTCTACATCTGGTTCTGTAT from Chroococcidiopsis sp. SAG 2025 harbors:
- a CDS encoding DUF1997 domain-containing protein translates to MYTRFTASQSVEIVVPEQPVPIQHYLRQPQRLVKALVDPSRIEQLDCESFRLKIRPLSFMTLNIQPTADLKVWTEPNGTVNLRSVACEILGLDYINQRFELNLQGHLAPYQHQNITLLKGKADLEVKVELPFPLNMTPQPIVEATGNGLLKSVLVTIKQRLLHQLLTDYRSWVNDNQNQLPVTSYQLPVSEA
- a CDS encoding ribonuclease HII; its protein translation is MAESWSIQKLKSKVQKSKIQNGITQDFDSGLSDRYSILIAGVDEVGRGALFGPVVAAAVVLPPSALEELVAAQIRDSKKLSRDRRLKLAAHICQVALDWRIGFATSAEIDCINILQASLLAMKRAVLKLKIQPELCLVDGRQPIKDLFIPQQAIVKGDEQSLAIASASIVAKVWRDALITRLAVKYPQYDLVTNKGYGTQRHIEGLQQHGPCRLHRLTFRPCQMRK